A DNA window from Fragaria vesca subsp. vesca linkage group LG3, FraVesHawaii_1.0, whole genome shotgun sequence contains the following coding sequences:
- the LOC101291901 gene encoding protein DEHYDRATION-INDUCED 19-like isoform 1, with product MDSEFWTSRLAAAKRQYTLQHHHQSSHLDRLSMDDFEVEDEVRPDFPCPYCYEDFDIASLCAHLEDEHTCESRVTVCPICSIKVTRDMLSHITLQHGHLFKLQRRRRLRRVAIPNSQALSLLGRDLREAHLQVLLGSGGYRSENANVSSAATDPFLSSLILNFPASGADEISKSVVTTAEDTPAKTVAPSHIWKSSFDPSLSHEEREKRIQQATGRSGFVQDLFLSTMLSD from the exons ATGGATTCCGAGTTCTGGACCTCCCGCCTCGCCGCTGCGAAACGTCAGTACACGTTGCAGCACCATCACCAGAGCTCCCACTTAG ATCGGCTGAGCATGGATGATTTCGAGGTGGAAGACGAGGTCCGACCTGACTTCCCGTGCCCGTATTGCTACGAGGACTTCGACATCGCGTCCTTGTGTGCGCACCTCGAGGATGAGCACACATGCGAATCTAGAGTCACC GTTTGTCCCATTTGCTCGATTAAAGTTACACGGGACATGTTAAGTCATATTACACTGCAACATGGGCACTTATTCAAG TTGCAGAGACGTCGCAGGTTACGTAGAGTTGCTATTCCTAATAGTCAAGCACTGTCTCTCCTTGGCCGGGATCTCCGTGAGGCTCATCTCCAAGTGCTTTTAGGGAGTGGGGGATATCGATCAGAAAATGCTAATGTGTCTAGTGCAGCTACCGATCCATTCCTGTCATCACTTATATTGAATTTCCCTGCATCAGGAGCGGATGAAATTTCAAAATCCGTGGTAACAACTGCTGAGGACACTCCCGCAAAGACTGTGGCTCCCTCACATATATGGAAATCAAG TTTTGATCCTTCCTTGAGTCATGAAGAGAGGGAGAAAAGGATTCAACAAGCTACTGGGAGATCTGGTTTCGTGCAAGATCTGTTTCTCTCTACAATGTTAAGTGACTAA
- the LOC101291901 gene encoding protein DEHYDRATION-INDUCED 19-like isoform 2, producing the protein MDSEFWTSRLAAAKRQYTLQHHHQSSHLDRLSMDDFEVEDEVRPDFPCPYCYEDFDIASLCAHLEDEHTCESRVTVCPICSIKVTRDMLSHITLQHGHLFKLQRRRRLRRVAIPNSQALSLLGRDLRADEISKSVVTTAEDTPAKTVAPSHIWKSSFDPSLSHEEREKRIQQATGRSGFVQDLFLSTMLSD; encoded by the exons ATGGATTCCGAGTTCTGGACCTCCCGCCTCGCCGCTGCGAAACGTCAGTACACGTTGCAGCACCATCACCAGAGCTCCCACTTAG ATCGGCTGAGCATGGATGATTTCGAGGTGGAAGACGAGGTCCGACCTGACTTCCCGTGCCCGTATTGCTACGAGGACTTCGACATCGCGTCCTTGTGTGCGCACCTCGAGGATGAGCACACATGCGAATCTAGAGTCACC GTTTGTCCCATTTGCTCGATTAAAGTTACACGGGACATGTTAAGTCATATTACACTGCAACATGGGCACTTATTCAAG TTGCAGAGACGTCGCAGGTTACGTAGAGTTGCTATTCCTAATAGTCAAGCACTGTCTCTCCTTGGCCGGGATCTCC GAGCGGATGAAATTTCAAAATCCGTGGTAACAACTGCTGAGGACACTCCCGCAAAGACTGTGGCTCCCTCACATATATGGAAATCAAG TTTTGATCCTTCCTTGAGTCATGAAGAGAGGGAGAAAAGGATTCAACAAGCTACTGGGAGATCTGGTTTCGTGCAAGATCTGTTTCTCTCTACAATGTTAAGTGACTAA
- the LOC101297221 gene encoding uncharacterized protein LOC101297221 isoform 1 — translation MVSFAARSMLRSAAARTILGSRVASAARPKPAAAPFSIPKQNKNPISHALFRSPVELSCCVETLLPYHTATASALLTSMLSVSQRSYGWTPEGQDKTR, via the exons ATGGTCTCCTTCGCCGCCAGGTCTATGCTCCGCTCCGCCGCCGCCAGAACCATCCTGGGTTCTCGGGTCGCCTCCGCAGCCCGACCCAAACCCGCCGCCGCACCATTCAGCATCCCCAAGCAAAACAAAAACCCCATCTCTCACGCCCTTTTCAG GTCGCCTGTGGAGTTGAGCTGCTGCGTGGAGACGTTGCTTCCCTACCATACTGCCACAGCCTCTGCATTGCTCACTTCCATGCTCTCCGTTTCGCAACGCTCCTACGGTTGGACCCCTGAAG
- the LOC101297221 gene encoding uncharacterized protein LOC101297221 isoform 4, with amino-acid sequence MVSFAARSMLRSAAARTILGSRVASAARPKPAAAPFSIPKQNKNPISHALFRSPVELSCCVETLLPYHTATASALLTSMLSVSQRSYGWTPEDG; translated from the exons ATGGTCTCCTTCGCCGCCAGGTCTATGCTCCGCTCCGCCGCCGCCAGAACCATCCTGGGTTCTCGGGTCGCCTCCGCAGCCCGACCCAAACCCGCCGCCGCACCATTCAGCATCCCCAAGCAAAACAAAAACCCCATCTCTCACGCCCTTTTCAG GTCGCCTGTGGAGTTGAGCTGCTGCGTGGAGACGTTGCTTCCCTACCATACTGCCACAGCCTCTGCATTGCTCACTTCCATGCTCTCCGTTTCGCAACGCTCCTACGGTTGGACCCCTGAAG
- the LOC101297221 gene encoding uncharacterized protein LOC101297221 isoform 2 translates to MVSFAARSMLRSAAARTILGSRVASAARPKPAAAPFSIPKQNKNPISHALFRSPVELSCCVETLLPYHTATASALLTSMLSVSQRSYGWTPEACNDDV, encoded by the exons ATGGTCTCCTTCGCCGCCAGGTCTATGCTCCGCTCCGCCGCCGCCAGAACCATCCTGGGTTCTCGGGTCGCCTCCGCAGCCCGACCCAAACCCGCCGCCGCACCATTCAGCATCCCCAAGCAAAACAAAAACCCCATCTCTCACGCCCTTTTCAG GTCGCCTGTGGAGTTGAGCTGCTGCGTGGAGACGTTGCTTCCCTACCATACTGCCACAGCCTCTGCATTGCTCACTTCCATGCTCTCCGTTTCGCAACGCTCCTACGGTTGGACCCCTGAAG
- the LOC101297221 gene encoding uncharacterized protein LOC101297221 isoform 5 — translation MVSFAARSMLRSAAARTILGSRVASAARPKPAAAPFSIPKQNKNPISHALFRSPVELSCCVETLLPYHTATASALLTSMLSVSQRSYGWTPEGG, via the exons ATGGTCTCCTTCGCCGCCAGGTCTATGCTCCGCTCCGCCGCCGCCAGAACCATCCTGGGTTCTCGGGTCGCCTCCGCAGCCCGACCCAAACCCGCCGCCGCACCATTCAGCATCCCCAAGCAAAACAAAAACCCCATCTCTCACGCCCTTTTCAG GTCGCCTGTGGAGTTGAGCTGCTGCGTGGAGACGTTGCTTCCCTACCATACTGCCACAGCCTCTGCATTGCTCACTTCCATGCTCTCCGTTTCGCAACGCTCCTACGGTTGGACCCCTGAAG